The following proteins come from a genomic window of Gadus morhua chromosome 11, gadMor3.0, whole genome shotgun sequence:
- the pop1 gene encoding ribonucleases P/MRP protein subunit POP1 isoform X2, translated as MSGSKQRMREKKLSKQPASVQYTSSPFSSSQGGGSWNGMETPKSGHSSSTYGASPGGPSDRGGWVRGHQKDGGAYEEELPKFITAAAFAVARASEVQAMMKAVTKETGSCHVSGAIPNHMRRRAMSHNTKRLPCRLREVATRMREKGLKAGPKKKEQPKSKSRKARRRHGNLLLEFNRRQRKSVWLETHIWHAKRFHMLKKWGYCLGDRPTAKCYRACHRAMSHHCLLQDLSYYCCIELQGDEDKLLACLSQLTSKDTGPTFAAVLALSGRRQGSATVYRAGQYPSQPLGPVTFLWRPRTPGSSHRQLWIWAHPTLKQSLFPELQSVCQCREPVIPAVALVVTPAEPGPSASKPGPRQAKKSPGAKRKRSAGDGEAPPEKKIVGDGTRPPSAPVTWTSASTGIVINDLTMEVVRYRLIGPQSHAVLTEALEAATDCDAVSKAQASPLWWPQHCKDQAQMTLHRQQAEVFQTLKGVCSTGEVPPGTVLGLNVEDPRLALPQKRTQALSVVSADQDIDETTRELMLKGVPEHCCQSSLWDRFVRDNVTDNKLSEQEINRRKGEVLVPGSRLRPTPPQSRVPVLMVQQPGKQVGQEMSGWGAGWDLLLPKGWGMAFWVPLVYRGVRIGGLKMSLKHSQNKGAPYFPHDFPDCPAGACFQGEQETELLNQFKRRPPAKRTNYIKHGCLAPFRCPWQQLVEEWELITSEAPEVGSSSGVEERRGQGGVEPGWRPRPETAVQSGFSVLRNRKSLKLLSNWCRPTTAKGQRSLRARDQAPLDAASGAALLAAHVKALAWVRLSLLSKGRPELHAQVCVATQEDLQRLGDKKEAYSGPLEHPHKDRFKNKVKRRKKGGKKGSKKASPVPKSSTTLPTPEAPDPHPDSPLALGACSLPAAAGQTSASPSCPPAPAEGPSSSSSSAASPANLVLGLWPEPLPSVTAHCSRVTLGWVTQGDFSLSAGCGEALGLVSLEGLVHTLMAQPAERRGLVLLRNPSALHYRWAKINLEA; from the exons ATGTCTGGATCTAAACAAAGAATGCGAGAGAAGAAGCTGAGCAAGCAGCCTGCCAGTGTTCAGTATACATCTTCTCCTTTTAGCAGCTCACAGGGTGGAGGCTCTTGGAATGGAATGGAAACGCCGAAGTCTG ggCATAGCAGCAGCACCTATGGTGCTTCTCCAGGAGGTCCTAGCGATCGTGGAGGATGGGTCCGCGGCCATCAGAAAGATGGCGGAGCCTATGAAGAGGAATTGCCAAAGTTCatcactg CCGCGGCCTTTGCTGTAGCCCGGGCATCAGAAGTGCAAGCCATGATGAAAGCGGTCACCAAGGAGACGGGTAGCTGCCATGTGTCTGGGGCTATTCCTAATCACATGAGGCGGAGGGCCATGAGCCACAACACCAAGAGGCTGCCTTGCAGGTTAAGGGAGGTGGCCACCCGGATG agagagaagggtcTCAAGGCGGGCCCAAAGAAGAAGGAGCAGCCCAAGAGCAAGAGCCGCAAGGCCCGCCGTCGCCACGGTAACCTACTCCTGGAGTTCAACAGGCGGCAGCGGAAGAGCGTGTGGCTGGAGACACACATCTGGCACGCCAAGCGCTTCCACATGCTGAAGAAGTGGGGCTACTGTCTGGGCGACCGGCCCACCGCCAAGTGCTACCGCGCCTGCCACCGTGCCATGAGCCACCACTGCCTACTGCAG GATCTGTCCTACTACTGTTGCATCGAGTTACAGGGAGATGAAGACAAACTCCTTGCCTGCCTGTCTCAGTTGACCAGCAAGGACACAG GTCCTACGTTTGCTGCGGTGCTCGCCCTGTCCGGGCGGAGGCAGGGCAGTGCCACCGTGTACCGAGCAGGCCAGTATCCCTCCCAGCCCCTGGGTCCGGTGACCTTCCTCTGGAGGCCCAGGACACCAGGCTCCTCTCATAGACAGCTGTGGATCTGGGCCCATCCCACCCTCAAACAG AGCCTCTTCCCTGAGCTGCAGAGCGTGTGCCAGTGCAGAGAGCCCGTAATCCCGGCCGTCGCTCTGGTGGTCACGCCTGCGGAGCCGGGCCCCAGTGCCTCAAAACCAGGACCCCGTCAGGCGAAGAAGAGCCCCGGGGCCAAGAGGAAACGCAGTGCCGGGGACGGTGAAGCACCCCCGGAGAAGAAGATCGTCGGCGATGGGACGAGACCTCCCTCGGCCCCGGTCACCTGGACCTCGGCCTCCACGGGGATAGTCATTAA tgACCTCACCATGGAAGTTGTGCGGTACCGACTGATTGGCCCACAGTCTCACGCTGTTCTGACAGAAGCCCTGGAGGCGGCCACAGACTGTGAT GCCGTGAGCAAAGCCCAGGCCTCTCCCCTTTGGTGGCCCCAGCACTGCAAAGACCAGGCCCAGATGACCCTACACCGGCAGCAAGCGGAGGTCTTCCAGACACTCAAAG GTGTCTGCTCCACAGGGGAGGTCCCGCCAGGCACAGTGCTGGGTCTCAATGTGGAGGACCCCAGGTTGGCCCTGCCCCAGAAGAGAACCCAAGCTTTGTCTGTCGTTTCTGCGGACCAAG ATATTGACGAGACGACAAGGGAACTGATGTTGAAAGGGGTACCCGAGCACTGCTGTCAGAGTTCCCTGTGGGACCGCTTTGTACGCGACAACGTCACCGATAACAAGTTATCCGAACAG GAGATCAACCGCCGGAAGGGAGAGGTGTTGGTGCCGGGCTCCAGGCTGAGACCCACCCCGCCGCAGAGCCGGGTGCCCGTGCTGATGGTGCAGCAGCCTGGGAAGCAGGTGGGCCAGGAGATGAGCGGCTGGGGCGCCGGATGGGATCTGCTGCTGCCCAAGGGCTGGGGAATGGCCTTCTGGGTCCCACTG GTGTACCGAGGCGTTCGTATCGGGGGTCTGAAGATGAGCCTGAAACACTCCCAGAACAAAGGAGCCCCCTATTTCCCCCACGACTTCCCAGACTGCCCTGCCGGGGCCTGCTTCCAGGGGGAGCAGGAGACGGAGCTCCTGAACCAGTTCAAGAG GCGCCCGCCTGCCAAAAGGACCAATTACATAAAACATGGCTGTCTGGCTCCGTTCCGTTGCCCCTGGCAACagctggtggaggagtgggAGCTCATCACGAGCGAGGCCCCGGAGgtgggcagcagcagcggcgtcGAGGAGAGGCGAGGACAGGGCGGTGTGGAGCCTGGATGGCGGCCGCGACCGGAGACGGCGGTGCAGAGCGGCTTCAGTGTCTTGAG GAACAGGAAGTCTCTGAAGCTGCTCTCCAATTGGTGCCGGCCCACCACTGCAAAAGGTCAGAGGTCTCTACGCGCCCGGGACCAGGCGCCTCTCGACGCCGCGTCGGGGGCCGCGCTGCTCGCCGCGCACGTGAAGGCGTTGGCGTGGGTGCGCCTGTCCCTGCTGTCCAAGGGACGCCCGGAGCTCCATGCCCAGGTGTGCGTGGccacccaggaggacctgcAGCGCCTGGGCGACAAGAAAGAGGCCTACAGCGGCCCCCTGGAACACCCCCACAAAGACCGCTTCAAGAACAAGGTGAAGCGTCGCAAGAAGGGCGGCAAGAAGGGCAGCAAGAAGGCATCTCCGGTCCCCAAGTCCTCCACCACGCTCCCCACTCCGGAAGCCCCCGACCCGCACCCCGACTCTCCCCTGGCCCTGGGAGCCTGCTCGCTCCCTGCGGCGGCGGGCCAGACGTCCGCCAGCCCTtcctgcccccccgccccggctgaaggcccctcctcctcctcctcctctgccgcgTCTCCCGCAAACCTGGTCTTAGGCCTGTGGCCCGAGCCCCTGCCCAGCGTCACGGCGCACTGCTCACGGGTGACGCTGGGCTGGGTCACCCAGGGAGACTTCTCCCTCTCGGCCGGCTGCGGTGAGGCGCTGGGCCTGGTCAGCCTGGAGGGCCTGGTCCACACCCTGATGGCTCAGCCCGCGGAGCGGAGGGGCCTGGTCCTCCTGAGGAACCCCAGCGCCCTCCACTACCGCTGGGCAAAGATCAACCTGGAGGCCTGA
- the pop1 gene encoding ribonucleases P/MRP protein subunit POP1 isoform X1, with amino-acid sequence MSGSKQRMREKKLSKQPASVQYTSSPFSSSQGGGSWNGMETPKSGHSSSTYGASPGGPSDRGGWVRGHQKDGGAYEEELPKFITAAAFAVARASEVQAMMKAVTKETGSCHVSGAIPNHMRRRAMSHNTKRLPCRLREVATRMREKGLKAGPKKKEQPKSKSRKARRRHGNLLLEFNRRQRKSVWLETHIWHAKRFHMLKKWGYCLGDRPTAKCYRACHRAMSHHCLLQDLSYYCCIELQGDEDKLLACLSQLTSKDTGPTFAAVLALSGRRQGSATVYRAGQYPSQPLGPVTFLWRPRTPGSSHRQLWIWAHPTLKQSLFPELQSVCQCREPVIPAVALVVTPAEPGPSASKPGPRQAKKSPGAKRKRSAGDGEAPPEKKIVGDGTRPPSAPVTWTSASTGIVINDLTMEVVRYRLIGPQSHAVLTEALEAATDCDAVSKAQASPLWWPQHCKDQAQMTLHRQQAEVFQTLKGVCSTGEVPPGTVLGLNVEDPRLALPQKRTQALSVVSADQDIDETTRELMLKGVPEHCCQSSLWDRFVRDNVTDNKLSEQPTCGWVMSRRHQISQCVTPQEINRRKGEVLVPGSRLRPTPPQSRVPVLMVQQPGKQVGQEMSGWGAGWDLLLPKGWGMAFWVPLVYRGVRIGGLKMSLKHSQNKGAPYFPHDFPDCPAGACFQGEQETELLNQFKRRPPAKRTNYIKHGCLAPFRCPWQQLVEEWELITSEAPEVGSSSGVEERRGQGGVEPGWRPRPETAVQSGFSVLRNRKSLKLLSNWCRPTTAKGQRSLRARDQAPLDAASGAALLAAHVKALAWVRLSLLSKGRPELHAQVCVATQEDLQRLGDKKEAYSGPLEHPHKDRFKNKVKRRKKGGKKGSKKASPVPKSSTTLPTPEAPDPHPDSPLALGACSLPAAAGQTSASPSCPPAPAEGPSSSSSSAASPANLVLGLWPEPLPSVTAHCSRVTLGWVTQGDFSLSAGCGEALGLVSLEGLVHTLMAQPAERRGLVLLRNPSALHYRWAKINLEA; translated from the exons ATGTCTGGATCTAAACAAAGAATGCGAGAGAAGAAGCTGAGCAAGCAGCCTGCCAGTGTTCAGTATACATCTTCTCCTTTTAGCAGCTCACAGGGTGGAGGCTCTTGGAATGGAATGGAAACGCCGAAGTCTG ggCATAGCAGCAGCACCTATGGTGCTTCTCCAGGAGGTCCTAGCGATCGTGGAGGATGGGTCCGCGGCCATCAGAAAGATGGCGGAGCCTATGAAGAGGAATTGCCAAAGTTCatcactg CCGCGGCCTTTGCTGTAGCCCGGGCATCAGAAGTGCAAGCCATGATGAAAGCGGTCACCAAGGAGACGGGTAGCTGCCATGTGTCTGGGGCTATTCCTAATCACATGAGGCGGAGGGCCATGAGCCACAACACCAAGAGGCTGCCTTGCAGGTTAAGGGAGGTGGCCACCCGGATG agagagaagggtcTCAAGGCGGGCCCAAAGAAGAAGGAGCAGCCCAAGAGCAAGAGCCGCAAGGCCCGCCGTCGCCACGGTAACCTACTCCTGGAGTTCAACAGGCGGCAGCGGAAGAGCGTGTGGCTGGAGACACACATCTGGCACGCCAAGCGCTTCCACATGCTGAAGAAGTGGGGCTACTGTCTGGGCGACCGGCCCACCGCCAAGTGCTACCGCGCCTGCCACCGTGCCATGAGCCACCACTGCCTACTGCAG GATCTGTCCTACTACTGTTGCATCGAGTTACAGGGAGATGAAGACAAACTCCTTGCCTGCCTGTCTCAGTTGACCAGCAAGGACACAG GTCCTACGTTTGCTGCGGTGCTCGCCCTGTCCGGGCGGAGGCAGGGCAGTGCCACCGTGTACCGAGCAGGCCAGTATCCCTCCCAGCCCCTGGGTCCGGTGACCTTCCTCTGGAGGCCCAGGACACCAGGCTCCTCTCATAGACAGCTGTGGATCTGGGCCCATCCCACCCTCAAACAG AGCCTCTTCCCTGAGCTGCAGAGCGTGTGCCAGTGCAGAGAGCCCGTAATCCCGGCCGTCGCTCTGGTGGTCACGCCTGCGGAGCCGGGCCCCAGTGCCTCAAAACCAGGACCCCGTCAGGCGAAGAAGAGCCCCGGGGCCAAGAGGAAACGCAGTGCCGGGGACGGTGAAGCACCCCCGGAGAAGAAGATCGTCGGCGATGGGACGAGACCTCCCTCGGCCCCGGTCACCTGGACCTCGGCCTCCACGGGGATAGTCATTAA tgACCTCACCATGGAAGTTGTGCGGTACCGACTGATTGGCCCACAGTCTCACGCTGTTCTGACAGAAGCCCTGGAGGCGGCCACAGACTGTGAT GCCGTGAGCAAAGCCCAGGCCTCTCCCCTTTGGTGGCCCCAGCACTGCAAAGACCAGGCCCAGATGACCCTACACCGGCAGCAAGCGGAGGTCTTCCAGACACTCAAAG GTGTCTGCTCCACAGGGGAGGTCCCGCCAGGCACAGTGCTGGGTCTCAATGTGGAGGACCCCAGGTTGGCCCTGCCCCAGAAGAGAACCCAAGCTTTGTCTGTCGTTTCTGCGGACCAAG ATATTGACGAGACGACAAGGGAACTGATGTTGAAAGGGGTACCCGAGCACTGCTGTCAGAGTTCCCTGTGGGACCGCTTTGTACGCGACAACGTCACCGATAACAAGTTATCCGAACAG CCAACCTGTGGATGGGTGATGTCACGCAGGCACCAAATCTCACAGTGCGTCACCCCACAGGAGATCAACCGCCGGAAGGGAGAGGTGTTGGTGCCGGGCTCCAGGCTGAGACCCACCCCGCCGCAGAGCCGGGTGCCCGTGCTGATGGTGCAGCAGCCTGGGAAGCAGGTGGGCCAGGAGATGAGCGGCTGGGGCGCCGGATGGGATCTGCTGCTGCCCAAGGGCTGGGGAATGGCCTTCTGGGTCCCACTG GTGTACCGAGGCGTTCGTATCGGGGGTCTGAAGATGAGCCTGAAACACTCCCAGAACAAAGGAGCCCCCTATTTCCCCCACGACTTCCCAGACTGCCCTGCCGGGGCCTGCTTCCAGGGGGAGCAGGAGACGGAGCTCCTGAACCAGTTCAAGAG GCGCCCGCCTGCCAAAAGGACCAATTACATAAAACATGGCTGTCTGGCTCCGTTCCGTTGCCCCTGGCAACagctggtggaggagtgggAGCTCATCACGAGCGAGGCCCCGGAGgtgggcagcagcagcggcgtcGAGGAGAGGCGAGGACAGGGCGGTGTGGAGCCTGGATGGCGGCCGCGACCGGAGACGGCGGTGCAGAGCGGCTTCAGTGTCTTGAG GAACAGGAAGTCTCTGAAGCTGCTCTCCAATTGGTGCCGGCCCACCACTGCAAAAGGTCAGAGGTCTCTACGCGCCCGGGACCAGGCGCCTCTCGACGCCGCGTCGGGGGCCGCGCTGCTCGCCGCGCACGTGAAGGCGTTGGCGTGGGTGCGCCTGTCCCTGCTGTCCAAGGGACGCCCGGAGCTCCATGCCCAGGTGTGCGTGGccacccaggaggacctgcAGCGCCTGGGCGACAAGAAAGAGGCCTACAGCGGCCCCCTGGAACACCCCCACAAAGACCGCTTCAAGAACAAGGTGAAGCGTCGCAAGAAGGGCGGCAAGAAGGGCAGCAAGAAGGCATCTCCGGTCCCCAAGTCCTCCACCACGCTCCCCACTCCGGAAGCCCCCGACCCGCACCCCGACTCTCCCCTGGCCCTGGGAGCCTGCTCGCTCCCTGCGGCGGCGGGCCAGACGTCCGCCAGCCCTtcctgcccccccgccccggctgaaggcccctcctcctcctcctcctctgccgcgTCTCCCGCAAACCTGGTCTTAGGCCTGTGGCCCGAGCCCCTGCCCAGCGTCACGGCGCACTGCTCACGGGTGACGCTGGGCTGGGTCACCCAGGGAGACTTCTCCCTCTCGGCCGGCTGCGGTGAGGCGCTGGGCCTGGTCAGCCTGGAGGGCCTGGTCCACACCCTGATGGCTCAGCCCGCGGAGCGGAGGGGCCTGGTCCTCCTGAGGAACCCCAGCGCCCTCCACTACCGCTGGGCAAAGATCAACCTGGAGGCCTGA